The DNA sequence TGCCTCAGACCCGGTTCCCGCTGTCGTCGGGATCGCCATGTGGGGCATTGGCTGACGGGTAACCTTTTTTTGGTCGTCCATGTAGTCGCCGATATACCCGCCATTTGTCGCTAAAACGGCAACCGCCTTCACCGTATCGATGCAACTCCCGCCGCCAATCGAGATGACGAGGTCGCACCGTTCCTTTTTTTGCAAGGCTAACGCCTCCGCGACATATTCGTCGGTCGGTTCACTATTTACTCCTGTGTACACGACACTTTGGATACCTTCGCTTCGCAAATAACGCTGACACTCGCGCACGTACCCCAGCTTTTCGATGATGTTGTCACTGACGATTAGCGCTTTCTTCCCATAGGCCGACGCTTCCGCCCCAACTTGTTGAAAACTGTCATTGCCGTAAACGATTGTTTGCGGCGTGCGGAATACGAAAAACGACACACAGCACTCCTCCTTAACTGTTTTGACACATTTGTATCGCTAAAATATAACAATATGCGTATAAAGTAAAAGCAATAAGTGTGCCAAGTGGCGTCGCAAAAAAGGTGAATATATATAAAAAAAGCGACCGAGATGTGTACATCGACAGTCACTTAACGGCTCATCCATACCGTTTATTAACTTTTTATCTATAACAGTCGCTCGCTAGTTGAGAACGTGTGCGGCCGACGGACTCAAAATATGTAACGCGTTTCCCATACTGGAAGAACAGTTGTGTAGTTATAATGTAGTGTTTTCACTATAACTGTAGTTATTTCACTACATACTATCTACACTGTGCGATAATAAAATATTTCGCGGACACGGCACCATTTTTTTTGCCTGTATCGCTTTCAATCAACTGATGCCGTGCTTTTTCAGTTTTTGATACAACGTCGTGCGGTGAATGCCTAACATTTTCGCCGCTGCTGTTTTATTGCCCCGCACCATCCGCAAAATGTGTGTCAGCATCTTTCGCTCCTGCTCCCGACCTTGCACTTTTATTTGCGCAATAAAGTTGTGAGGGGAAGCGCTCTCGCCACCAACCGCCTGCTGCTCTGTAGCTGTGCCGTTCGTTGTGCCGTTTGATATATCGCCAGCTGTGCCGTTCGTTGTGCCGTTTGGTGTATCGCCAGCTGTGCCGTTAGATAGGACGCCAGCCGTGCCGTCCGCGCGGTACGCACTGTCAGCGGAGTAAACGTCGTCCTTGCCGTACGTATCTCCCTTTCGGAGCGTGTAATCTCCGTAGTACGTATAATTTCCACAGTTATCGTCATCGGCGAGTTTCCCTTTAGCGGAAAGCCGGTTCACCTGAAGGTGCTCGAGGCCGATCCACTCTTTTTCGACTAAAGTGACCAATCTTTCCACAATATTGACCATCTCTCTAATGTTGCCCGGCCAGTGATAACGAATGAGTGCGGCTACCGCCTCAGAGGTCAATCGCTTTTCCGGGATGCGGTAGTTTTTGCAAATTTCCGTTAAATAGTGGGACAACAAAATCGGAATATCGCTCTTTCGTTCGCGCAGTGACGGGACGTGTAGGCGAATAATGTTTAACCGATAATATAAATCTTCGCGACCATTTCTTCGAGATTCCGGTTCGTGGCAGCAACGATGCGCGCGTTAAAGTCGTATTTGGTAATGCCGCCGACTCGCTCGGCCTCTTTTTCCTGTAGGGCTCGCAAAAGTTTCGTTTGCATTGGGAGTGGCATTTCCCCAATCTCGTCCAAAAAAAGCGTCCCGTTGTTGGCTAGTTCAACTTTGCCCGGCTTACCGCCTTTGCGTGCCCCGGTGAAGGCGCCTTCTTCGTACCCGAACAACTCGGATTCAATGAGGTTTTCCGGAATCGCACCGCAATTGACGGTAATGAGCGGACCGTCGGCGAACGGACTTAAATAGTGAATACTTTTCGCAAAAAGCTCTTTGCCCGTGCCGCTTTCACCTGTTATGAGAACCGTCGCAGACGTGCGCGCCGCCCGCCGCGCCAACCTTTTTACTTCGGACATGCGTGCGCTCTCGCCAATTATTTGCGCAATCGTGACGCGCTTCTCGCCGTTGTTGGTGCTGGTGCGTTTTGCACTCGAACGCGCCCACTCCGCCTGCTGGTGAAGCGCATGGTTTTGTAGTTTCTCGTATATGTGATACAGTTCGGAAACGCCTTCAAAAATAAGCATGCCGATTGCCCCCGCGACTTTTCCGTCCTTCCAAATCGGGATGCGGTGGACGACCATCGGGTTGCCTTGGATCGTCTGCAGTACACCGCGCTCGGGAATCCCCGTCTTTACTGTGTTGTGCAAATTCGTATTGTCGATTACTTCGGTAACGTGGCGCCCGAGAGCGTCCTCTTTTTTAATCCCGGTAAAACGACTGTACGCATCGCTAAATTGTACGACGATGCCTTGGGCGTCGACGACGGCAATTCCTTCATACGCGCTTTCCAAAATGACGTTCAAGGTGTCGGCGTCAGTCGTATTATTCCCAGTGTAAAAATCGGTTGTTGCTGTTTCCATCGTTCACCCTCCCATCATTTTGCCTATGGGGTATTCGCAACGCATTCATCGAAGCAGCTAAATCGTCTGGCGTTGCACCGCTTCCCTTTCCTTCGCAAAATACGATAACCTTGGATATTCGTCGTGCCGCTGCCGCCCAAAACGTGGTGCAATATATGTCGCTTTGGGCTGGACAGGCGACACAACTGTTCAATGACGGCTTAAGTGCCGAGGAAGTGATCCACCGCATCGTCGACGAAGCGACGCCAATGCTTCGTTAGCGCTATGCGACTTCTCAGGCGATATGCTGTTGTTTACTAGGATCACATTGACCCGTGCCCATCGGTGCTTCGACTATTTAAACGCAAACCTCCGAGTATGATCCAGGTGTAATTCCGGGTTTAATTCCGGGTTTAATTCCGAATGTTCTGTTGGCATTACTTTTTTTGCATATAGACAGTCACTTCGGAGCGATTGTGGAACAATTGCCTGACACCGCAAATATTGTACCAGCGCTCGAGCTTCGCCACCGCTTGCGTGACTGTTTTTTGCGAGTGCCTTTTTGGCAACTTTAAGGTCACGACGGCGAAGCCGCCCTCTTTTAACCGTTCGGCGGCCTCGCCCATTAACGCGACCGACTCTTTCGTATCAAGGCGCATATCATTGACGATCAGGGCAAACGTCCGGGCGTTGTCGCGCTTAAAGTAGAGCTGTGCCGTCTCTCTGAAGTGGTGGACGCTACCATCTCGTACAAGGGAGCGGTCGAGTTTCGCCGGGTCGACCGCGACGACATTTATATTGTGCTTTCGCAACACGCGCGTCCAACCACCTGGCGCAGCCCCTAAGTCGAGTGCCCATCCCCCACTCGGCATCGAGATGCCAAAAACTTCTATTGCTTCGAGCAACTTAAATTCGGCACGTGAGATTTGCCCTTTTTCTTGCGCAAAGCGGCGTTTGCCTCCCGCCCAATCGCTCAAGTTACAAGCCGCTAGCGACACGCCGACAAACGCACACCCTTCCGTCACCACGACAGAAACGATCTGCTCTGGCTTCTTTACGTCTAGTTTGAGGCCGGTTTTCTGGGCGACATTTGTGGCGATGGCCTCGTTCACCGTAAACCTTTTGTACGGTGGTTTAAATCGTTCGCTCATCCGTGTTTGTACGGAAAACGACAGGCGATCCTGTAACAAATTGTGCATATGTTGGACGTGCTGCACGATATTCGGCACATCGTCTACGCGGTTTGCTAAGCTTACTGTTAGATGCACCGGACACATGTGCTGTACGAAAATCGGCGGATGCTCCCGCCATTCGCTCGCGAGATTATCGAACCCTTTTGGCAGCTGGATCACTGCGAGCCCGTCGTCGAGCCACTGTTCTAGTTTTGCATCTGGTGCCACTTGGTGCAGCTCGTTTAACCCCGCTTCCGTCTCGTCCGGTTTAATCGTCACAATTGCTTTTGTTGCATCAGTGCGGCAAGGATCAAAGTGATTGTCGGTACAACATACATTCGATTGATCGCCGTTGCGCGATTCCGCTGGATTCATGTCGGTGTGATCGATCTTCTGATGGTCGTTGTTACTTTCCATGTATCCCCCTACTTCATATCGCCAAGCTCATTGCCTTTTTACAAACTCCTTCGGCCGGCTCGGTGTCGCTTTTTATCACTCTCTCCACAATAACACGAATGCCATCCCGCGACAAAACGATCGATCCCATACGTTTAACACACGCGTACCCCACATACTACATGCGTGCCACACGCGTAACGCTACCCTCACACATACTTTGACCTGCGCACCCAACTCATCGCTTCACCCGCTAATCGACCAGTTTAAAGCGAGCGGTAAAGTGGCGCAACAGCGAAGGCTCATAAGTAAAGGCCACGCCTTGAATCTCCTCTCGCTTTGCAAGCAAGCGAGTGAGCGCGTCGGCAATATAGCGCATATGGTTGTCCGTGTACGTGCGACGCGGAATCGTGAGCCTGAGCAGTTCAAGGGGCGCTACTCCGTCGGCGCCACTCGCCACATCGCGCCCGTACAATAACGAGCCGACCTCAACAGCGCGCACGCCGCTTTCCCGATACAATGCGACGGCGAGGGCATGCGCCGGAAATTGCGCTTTCGGTATGTGGGGCAAAAACTTCCCTGCATCGACAAACACAGCGTGACCACCAACCGGCTGCTGAATCGGCACCCCGCCACGCTGCAGGAGCTCACCGAGTAATTCCACTTGACCGATGCGGTGCTGTAAATACGCCTGGTCGACGACTTCGCGCAGTCCGATTGCGAGCGCTTCCATATCGCGCCCAGCAAGCCCGCCATACGTCGGGAACCCCTCGAACGGAACGATCATCGCCCGGCAGCGTTCGTACAAGTCGCGGCAGCTATCGCGGCTAGCACCGTCTTCAGCACCGTGGCCTTCATCGCTGTCAGCACCGTGACCTTCATCGCAGTTAGCACCGTGACCTTCATCGCGGTTAGCACCGTGGTCGGTTCCGCCGTCGACACCGCGATCACCTCGCAGAGCGATCATCCCGCCGATGTTGACGAGCCCGTCTTTTTTCGCACTCATCGTCAACCCGTCACCGTAAGAAAACATTTCTCGTACGATGTGGGCGATCGGCTTCTCCGCGTACCCTTCCTCGCGCTGTTGTATAAAATACGCATTTTCCGCGAAGCGTGCCGCATCGAAAAAGACGGGGATGTTATGCTGCCGAGCAATGCGCGACACTTCTCGAATGTTTTCCATCGACACCGGTTGTCCGCCGGCACTGTTACACGTCACGGTAATGAGAATGAAAGCGACAGCCTCCGCCCCGTGTGTGGCGATGTACGTCCGCAGTTGCTCGAGGTCAACGTTTCCTTTGAACGGATGTTGCACCGACGTGTCGTGCGCCTCCTCGATCACGAGGTTCACCGCTTCTGCCTTGTTAAGTTCAATGTGTGCTTTTGTCGTATCGAAGTGCATGTTACCCAGAACGGCCTGTCTTTCGCGCCGAATAAGTTGCGGGAACAGCACTTGCTCCGCC is a window from the Numidum massiliense genome containing:
- a CDS encoding helix-turn-helix domain-containing protein, whose protein sequence is MERLVTLVEKEWIGLEHLQVNRLSAKGKLADDDNCGNYTYYGDYTLRKGDTYGKDDVYSADSAYRADGTAGVLSNGTAGDTPNGTTNGTAGDISNGTTNGTATEQQAVGGESASPHNFIAQIKVQGREQERKMLTHILRMVRGNKTAAAKMLGIHRTTLYQKLKKHGIS
- a CDS encoding nitronate monooxygenase, with translation MLFPSFTLPSFCLWGIRNAFIEAAKSSGVAPLPFPSQNTITLDIRRAAAAQNVVQYMSLWAGQATQLFNDGLSAEEVIHRIVDEATPMLR
- a CDS encoding SAM-dependent methyltransferase, which gives rise to MESNNDHQKIDHTDMNPAESRNGDQSNVCCTDNHFDPCRTDATKAIVTIKPDETEAGLNELHQVAPDAKLEQWLDDGLAVIQLPKGFDNLASEWREHPPIFVQHMCPVHLTVSLANRVDDVPNIVQHVQHMHNLLQDRLSFSVQTRMSERFKPPYKRFTVNEAIATNVAQKTGLKLDVKKPEQIVSVVVTEGCAFVGVSLAACNLSDWAGGKRRFAQEKGQISRAEFKLLEAIEVFGISMPSGGWALDLGAAPGGWTRVLRKHNINVVAVDPAKLDRSLVRDGSVHHFRETAQLYFKRDNARTFALIVNDMRLDTKESVALMGEAAERLKEGGFAVVTLKLPKRHSQKTVTQAVAKLERWYNICGVRQLFHNRSEVTVYMQKK
- a CDS encoding tryptophanase; this translates as MTRFIPEPYKIKMVEPITLQPREVREARIAAAGYNPFLLRSEDVYIDLLTDSGTGAMSDAQWAGMMHGDESYAGSRSFYRLQGTVQQLTGYEYVLPTHQGRGAEQVLFPQLIRRERQAVLGNMHFDTTKAHIELNKAEAVNLVIEEAHDTSVQHPFKGNVDLEQLRTYIATHGAEAVAFILITVTCNSAGGQPVSMENIREVSRIARQHNIPVFFDAARFAENAYFIQQREEGYAEKPIAHIVREMFSYGDGLTMSAKKDGLVNIGGMIALRGDRGVDGGTDHGANRDEGHGANCDEGHGADSDEGHGAEDGASRDSCRDLYERCRAMIVPFEGFPTYGGLAGRDMEALAIGLREVVDQAYLQHRIGQVELLGELLQRGGVPIQQPVGGHAVFVDAGKFLPHIPKAQFPAHALAVALYRESGVRAVEVGSLLYGRDVASGADGVAPLELLRLTIPRRTYTDNHMRYIADALTRLLAKREEIQGVAFTYEPSLLRHFTARFKLVD